The genomic region catgttgacaaagttagcCCTCACAACTACTAGTCCCTCTACCCTGGGAAATCGCTACATggtaaaaaaggaggcaaatgtgCCTAAAAAAATGGTGAATAGTGGAATAACAGTGAATGTGCTTTATGGTTAAGTGAATATGTCTAGGGTAGAAAAAGGAGTAGGGTAGAAAAAGGAGAAGTAGATGAAATATAGGAAGAAAATTTTGAAGTATGATTAGAGAGGTTGAAGATTGGCTTGGATGTACATGAGAGACTACTTGCAATGGTGAAACATGAGAGATCATGTGTGTTGTGACTCATGGAGGGATTCCAGGGTGTAGATAAGGACTTGCTCAAGGCATGTGGCTTATATTGTATAGCTCGGATGTGAACCATTCGAGCACATGGAGCTCTATGGATGACACTAATGAAGAAGTGGCAGAACGAGACACAAACCTTCCATCTCCCTACAAGGGTGTATGGAGATGatagtgacactagaggatgtgtcgaGGATCTTTTGGGTCTCGATCATGACATGTTTGCTTAATATGATAGGTCAAGCAGTACATGTAGTATTGACATGCTTGTTCAGGAGACCACACAATAGAGGTTTGCATGGGGAGCCTGCATATTGGTACATCTATATAGGTATTTGTGTGTGGTTTGTTATTTTCAAGTATTGACCATGTCACATTGCTACaagtgtgggcatgggagcacattgcaATGTATCATCCCATATGACAGGATAGATGGAGATGTGAAGGAGCATGTGGCCTATTGTTGGGGAGGAATATTGAGGTATAAGGAGATAGGTGGCATGAAGCATAAGTAGCAAGTATTAGATGACATAGAGGAGAGGGATATTGTATGGCGATCGTATAGAGGAGAGAGAGGGTGACAAGATGACATACATGCACAGTGATATATGTCTACACCATGTTATTTGATCAAGAGATATACATACTTGATCAAGAGATATATGCCAAACAAGGTCACATGCCAATTCGATGTCACCTAAGATATTACACGAACCACATGTATTTGCATATGTGGCAAGGGAGGTAGGAGTGAGGGTCATAGGTGGATAGGAAGATAGTAGATGAGTGGAGAAGATTGAAGCAAACAATATGGGATATGTGCAACAAGGTAGATGATGTGAGCATGACAGTCGTGTATAGGGCATGATGTTTGTAGGTGACATGTACTTGAGTGATTTACAAGATTGAAGAGGATCAAGATGGTGGGAAGGATACGAGCAACCATAGAGGAAGTATGGAGGAGAGTAGTGGTGATACAACGAGGGAGAGttggagggaggaggagagggagaggctaTCATGGAGGAGATTGTAGAGGAGGTAATCACTAGCAGCAACAACCATAGCAACAATGATAGCTTATCCAGCTATTTAAACAAAGCTAAAACCGAACAAACACAAACCAACCAAAGATTGCAATTAGGCAAAGGAAATTCAATCAAAACACAAAATAATTGAGGCATTCAATGTTACATTTCTTGTTGCATGAAAATGGTTGTGCCCAATTCATCAATTAGATGTGTGCTCACAAAAATTTGATTGCATAACAACGCAATTGTGAAGATGaatgaattctttcaaaaatggCTTAAAGTGTTGGAGATTTTATAGATTTAGAGGAGATGAAATTGAGGGCTAAGATGCAATGAAGATATCAAAGGTAGAGATTGAGTGGATGGAAGGTACCTTCTAGTACCATAAGAAGATTTTCCATAAAGACAATTCTTGTCGCTTGCACTCAACAAGAGCAACTGGGGAATTTTAAATTCCccatttatgaaaaaaaaaatgaaaggagACACATCCCTCCAAAGACATTGCATCTTTTTCAAAAAGAAATAGAAGTTAATGAGGGGAGGACTAGGTGGTTGAAGGAAGATTTGGAGTGGGTTAATCATTGATTAGAAATGTGCACATGCCTAAGAGAGAATTAGATGAAGATTGGGAAGCTAATTATAAAGGATGGAAGATTTGAAATATggggaataaattaaataaatgaaaattatttatttaattttatggaAGAAATGGCAATGGTAGGTAGTGATAGGTAGATAATTAAAATTAGGCTAGTACTTAGGGGTAATTGAAGAAATTAATTCGAACCAAAATTGAGATGTGgtggatattaattaaataatagtttttattaaacTGATATAAAATATCAAGAATAGAGCGAATTagggataaaattgatcaaatgcaatgatcagttttaggtgtctacatcttcCATCACTATTACTACTATATGTTTTGTAGCATCAATTACCTTAAGCTACGCTTGAGCACATCAACTAAATCTGCAACAAATGTTGCTCAATTGTTTCTTGCACCTTCTCTTCTTTGTCAACCATCTCCTCTGGTTTGCATACAATGTGACAATGCTCACACAAATGCTCAAGCTAATGCAAATTCTAGCTAGCTCACCTTGAAAACTCAAAATGCTCCACCATAATATCAAATCAATGTAGCAACCAAATACAAGTCAAATGAACAACAAATGAATAAGCATTTAGCAAAAGGGAAGGGTAAAGACGTATCATCAAGAACATTCACCCTTACCCTCCCTTGGCGACTCAATAGGATGTAAACATGTTTTAAGAAATGGGAAGGGGAaaagacatcatcaagaaatatgggAGGAATAGTGAGTGAGAATGCAAGAAGTGTAAAAGGGGGGATGCAAAAGAGGAAAATGTATCAAAGCGATGTTGAGAGGGAAGACATTGAAGGGCATAAGTGTGTCTTGATGATGAGAATAGATGCCAATAAAGTGGGTGAAGATTGGGTAAAGTGAGAAGGCCCATGAGAATGTAATGAGAAAAAGGATTATGTATGCCAAAAGGAAATCATGTGTTCAAGAATTCAAGGGTGAATACAAAAGAATTTGCAATAGAAGTGAGGATTATGAAAGTTGGCATGATGAGAATAGGGAAAGGGGAGAAGCCATGGGAAAGGACCAAAAACGCAAAGTGTTTGTGTGAATCAAATGTAGGCAAAGAGAGGAAATGAAGGGCTATAGAAGGATTTAAATAATTGTTGAGGGGTCTAGTCTAAATGTTGGCAAGAGTAGATAAGAGTGTTGTGAAAGTAAAGTAGATTGTTATCAACAGGTCAGATAAAAGGGTGGTACAATTACAAAATGCATTAAGGCCAACAAGCAAAGCTTTTAGCCATTAAAAGTTTGAATTCTAGTAGAGGACACTAACATAGGGTCTCCAATGTTCAAGATAACTAGTGTGTATGTGCTAATGTCCTTGTGGACACAATTGTGGAAACAATGAGGAAGGTTCGGTTTGTAGCAAGGTCCTCGTTTTGATTGCATGGCACATCAATGACTAGTACCAAGCACAAAAATAGGACACATGAGCTCTAAAACATGTCGGGAATGAGCACTAAAATGAGTGCACAACATAGAGAAAAGTGCAATGTACATAAATTTTGACTCAACAATTGGATGTGATTTCTTTGTTGTCTTTATACCCTACCAATATATTATTGTTATTTTCCATACTTGTGGAGTTTGTTCTTTGTTCAGTCATAGACGTGTATTATTCATCTCATAAAATAACTTCTAATGGAAATTGGTGAGATGTTTAAGCTTGCAATATTAATCCTACCTCTTTCTCCATAGTTATTGAATACCTTATAACAAGTATCATAAGTGCCAAAACCAGAACAAACTTGTATGAGACTGTCAGGACTGATATTGATCTAATAAAGCTACTTGTTGCAACTAAAGGATTGAGTAACGTACCTGATAATAAGTATTGACAAAAAATATATTTACTCTAAATGGTGAGCAAAAACACCGAAGACACTAGTCTCCTAAAGTCATTAAAATACACTTATTAAATAGATTTCTAGTCTGGAGATCCTCCAGCTGGCACACTTCCCAAAGAAGGAATCACGATGATGAGAAAACAGGGGGCAGGCAGTCCGATATCTAAAGTTACCCAATCTTCCCAGGAAAATATTTGCCATCTCCCCAAGCGATATTCTCCTAGAAAATGCAATTTCATTCAGCTCCCTAAGAACAAGTACATGAGAattatttttgacatgtttttactCTGGAAGTTGAAGATAGCACCCTAATCTCGAAAACAGAATGTGAGGGACTGCTACTTGATTCAATCTTAACCCCCAGGGTCCGTAACAGCACCTAAAGAATAGGTAAATTGAATCTTTTTGGAAGTTGGAAGTCAACACCAAAATCATGAAAATAATAGCGACTGCCATTTGATTCAATCTTGACTCTTTAGGGGCTGTAACAGCATCAAAGGAATATGCAAATTGAATGTAACTTAGGCATGTTATCATTTAAAGAGAATAATGGAATGAAAGGAACCTCAAACCAAAGTCCAATTTACTAAGGAATCTGAATTGTACTACACGCAAATTGACAGATTGGATCAAAATACACAAAAGGCAgcttataaaaattattttaaactAATATTACAGCATAATACAATTCTCACTTAAATTTTTCATGTTAAATAAAACCACAGTTAGTCCAGCATCTTTGTCCAATCAACTGCTTCCCATCTCCTTGCAAAGTCTGATGCAGCTTTGCGTTGCATTTCAACAGTCTCTTGCTGTCTACGCCGATACATATCCTCCTCTCGAAGTTGTAGCATGCCCCTGATGACATTGAGGCCAAATTGACTCTTGAAGTTCTTTTCATCATCAATAACATGGACAAAGCCTTTCTGCAGACCAAATTCTACGTGAAAATAAGGGAAATTTTTTGGAATGGAACCTCTCAAACCCTTGACACTAGTATCAATCAGCTTCTTGGCATTGTGCTGACTCCATTCATCTTCGGCTTCGTCAATTGCCTACAGCAGAACCAATTTAGACTTTCAGCCTACATTAGGTGATAAAATTGTAAATCCAAACTCACACAAGACAAAATAGACCTCTCAAATCCTTTCTAGAAAATCTTGACAGCCAGAACTCTTATACAATGAGTTACTGGAAATATATACTTTTAGAAGCTATAGCAGCACAAATAATTTTAGATTGACATGACCATATTTCACACGAGGAAAAAAAGAAGAGCAAAGAAGAGAAAAAGTAGCTTGCCACACACATCATATCTGAGAAAGTAAAGGCAACTAAACAAACACCAGAAAAAAATTGTTCATAAACAATAGAATGCAACATCGAAAGAGGTTTCTAACATTAGCTCTTGAGCTACTGACAAAACTATATACGTGGAATCAACTTCGCAAAGAGAGCAGAAGAGAAAATAAGTAGCTTAGCAGACGAGTCATATCTGACAAAGAAAAGGCAACTAAACAAAGACCATAAAAAAACTGTTAAAAAACAATAGCATGCAACATCGAAAAAGTTTCTATGATTAGTAACTGATCTACTGAAAATATAAACCGAACATGAAATCAAATTAGCAAGTGCATTGATCCACATTCATTGACCACAAATGTATCATAGGATTTCTCCAAGCCAAAGCTTCAACCCAGATAAACATCTGGGTCAATTCTCAGGAATGCTTGAATTTAGAATTTATCATCAAGCATAGAAGAGTAGCCAATCCATGCTCTAAGAAAATAAAATGCAACATCGAAAGAGGCTTCTAACATTAGCTCTTGAGCTACTGACAAAACTAAATACGTGGAATCAACTTCACAAAGAGAGCAGAAGAGAAAATAAGTAGCTTAGCAAACGAGCAATATCTAACAAAGAAAAGGCAACTAAACAAAGACCATAAAAAAACTGTTAAAAAACAATAGCATGCAACATCGAAATAAGTTTCTATGACTAGTAATTGATCTACTGAACATGAAATCAAATTAACAAGTGCATTTATCCACATTCCTTGACCACAAATGTATCATAGGATTTCCCCAAGCCAAAGCTTCAACCCAGATAAACATCTGGGTCAATTCTCAGGAACACTGGAATTTAGAATTTATCATCAAGCATAGAAGAGTAGCCAACCCATGCTCTAAGATGCCAGCCTAACAAAACATAACTAACCTTCTTAAAGTAATTTGGTGCTTCCTTAGCAATATCACTAGGCACAGGAATACATTCAACCACACAATGCCGCCGTTGCTGCACCAAACCCATCACAGTTTCAAGAAACAGTACATCCTTTTCCTCTGCTGCAAACATCCTGAGAAGACATTTTTTGAAGTTGCGAATCTCTTCCCACACATTGTCATCAAGATTTCTAGTCGATGCTTCATGCTGGAAAAAAAATTAGATATTTTTTTTGCTTTTACCAATCCACCAAAAAAAATCTGTGAAAAAAAACAAATATACATTGAATGTACCATACTAAATTTTAAAAAGGTGCCACGATTTCCACACCTGTAATGGTAAAATGTAGCAATGCCCAGGAACAACTGGTTCCCATGGAGGAAGCATTAGGTATGTGAAATTTGCAATTGATATTGTTAGATGCTTTGGTCTTGAAGGATTATCAAAACAGAGATTGCAACGCTCTTGCTGGGTTAAAATGCGCTTCTGAATTTTAACTGTTGCTTTCTTGCCTGGTTGTTGTGTTACAACtgcattcttttctttttttctaccTGCAATGTTATCGAAATCATACTCATCATCTGCAGCCCGAGAATCATTTCTGAACTGTTTGTTACGCATAATCAATGAAGCCAAATGTGAGTCTCCATCGTCTTCCGCTCTTTGCTTGGCCCACGCACTGATCTTCTTCAAATCAGATCTGATACAATAAGCATGTAATTAGATATAGGAAATAGAAAGGGAAAACAAAACTAGCAAACGCATGTTATGTTAACATACCTGCCATTATCTACTCGATTCACGGCATTTTCTTCAGTAGAGTTGCATGCCTTTGCAACGTTTTGTGACTCTTTCTGTTATAGAGGTTAAAACACTTTACATTAGACAAGACGACATCTTAATAGTTTATATATATGGCTGCTAAATAGGTCGTGATATAACATAACAAGACACATTAAATAGTATGATTGTATGAACACAATAGAAAAGTATAAAGGAGACAATTGTGGTTTTTCGAAAGTGACACACTAATGACTTAGAAAAGTATAACTTCAACAGAAAATACTGACAAAATATGTATACACAAAGATAAAAATGGTCAGTGGAAGAACTTTTCATTCTGTTTAATGAAGTCTGCCATAAAATCATTAATCATCTCAAGAAAGTAAACCTCAAAAACATGACTTTAAAATATATGCAATGGCCAGTGATCAGGATCACTCGGCTTTCCATTTTACTTCGGAAGTCTATCAATGAATCAGTTAAGCATAATCCAGTAAAGAACAATCAAACAATTAGTCTAAGGAGCAATCCAGTAAAGAATCAAACAATTAATCTAGGGAGCCAGGAAGGAATTGTTTTCAGGTAGGCGACCAATATAGCACCATGGTTACAACTTACAAGTGAATTAGCACCAACAAAACCTATATGTGCTTAGAAAACTACTTCATTTTTTgtcatttcaagaaaaaaattcaccAAGATTTTGTGCACTTGTCTTACATACTCGTGAATCATCTAAACCATAAGTGGCTTCATGAGAATTCAGAATATGCAATTTTGGTTTGACAAGCTGATTTACTCTTCGAGAAAGAGACTTTTTATTTCCAAATTGTTTCCGACATTTTTGGCCAACATATTTGCATAATAAGTACCTAAAAACTCCATGAAACATTCCACAAGTTCTATGAactttgaaaataattgagaattaATGTGCTCATGATAATTGTACTGATGGTGAGAGCAAGAACCCTTCCCCAAACCCAAAGGTCCAGATAGATTACTGGGACAAGATCATTAAATTGAAGCCTTCAACAGGGGCTATAAATCTGTGCCTAATAATTTTTTTGTCTGGCATATCTCTGCCAGTTAGGTCAttacacctttagaaaatccaaaatTATCATTAGTTCAAGTCACTGACATTTATTAGCATTTATTTAGGGTGCCTCTAATAGGATGTGGAGATCCAGCATTATTTGGGGTGTCTAAAATATGACATCCAACCCACAAAATACATTTTTATAATCACAAAAAACTAAAAAGCATGGTAGCAAAAGACCTCCAAatcaaaaagaaaatcatatttttattttttctatggcTATATGTATAAAATGCTAGTTTTGTCGATAGTGAATAAACAGTAATCTACTCTCTCCAACTTTAATTGACCCTAAATCAAAAATTCTATCAAAGAAATATTTGCATTTTTTGGCATATATGcttcaaaataattcaatgtcAATATTTTCCAAATCTCTGAACTTCCCATTTTCTGGAAACATGACCATTACGCAAAGAACTATAAAAATGTAATAGTCTACTTACCAACAGTTGGTCTGCCTCAGCATGCTTTCCCTTCAAACGTAGCTGCATTGCCTTAGCTGCCAATTGGTTTGCAGTTAATCCATGTACAATTCCAGCATGGTCAATAGAAGTAGCCTCAGCTTTGTGAGGAACATTTTCTATGCCATCTTGCTGATAAGCATAGTCTGACGAAGTTTTTTCCCCTTTGGTGCTTAAATCTTCAGCAGATACTTTATCAGTCTCAAAAGCCACGGTTACAGATGAATTATCAACTTCCTTTGTTTGCGGTTTATTAAATTTCTGGAAGAAATTGCCATCATCAGCATATTTATTTAAACTAGATGCTGCTGTTCTAATAAGCTCTGCATCTTCTGGACGCACAATATGAGCATTTTTTTGGCTTCTCCAAGATAAGGAATTGTGTATTTTGGGTGCTTTCATGCGTGAAATATGAGGAGAAACATCTCTCAAGTAGTCTCGATTGTTACTCCTTATCATATGATCATCGCTGTCTAAATCCTTATCATTATCTCCCTTGTTAACACTTGCATGTACTCCTCGCCACTCCCCTTTCCTCTCCCTAATAGCATGCAAATGAGAATGAGCGGAAGCTGCTCTTGTAGTCGCTACAGATGCAGTGTATTGAGCAAGAGAACCCCAACGCTCTTCTACAACCTGCAAATGTGAAAAGAAAAGCAGTTTTTCAAGTGTTTAGAAAAAACGTGGCCCTAAAGAACATTGAGCTTAAAATTCGAACAAT from Cryptomeria japonica chromosome 3, Sugi_1.0, whole genome shotgun sequence harbors:
- the LOC131033028 gene encoding uncharacterized protein LOC131033028 encodes the protein MLSGVKFFSRGKVSQVEHDSDLDSSTPQKTKRQHKSRRKYYSSSSDISEQTEYRKHRKRRSKKKAKLDSSSSSESDFSEEDKKHRKKRSKKQAKWDSSSSSESDLSEEKHRQRKHRYKNSSRQRKEKQEAILSEDKEKTGAMREDTELARKEMGLEWMVRPSERPDTHQQPQEPSPELQEEEEPKLNPKELNPHLKGGSSGHLEDDENAAQKLGKSQLPPPSIVGDGGASWRLKALKRAKEQAAREGRKLDEVVEERWGSLAQYTASVATTRAASAHSHLHAIRERKGEWRGVHASVNKGDNDKDLDSDDHMIRSNNRDYLRDVSPHISRMKAPKIHNSLSWRSQKNAHIVRPEDAELIRTAASSLNKYADDGNFFQKFNKPQTKEVDNSSVTVAFETDKVSAEDLSTKGEKTSSDYAYQQDGIENVPHKAEATSIDHAGIVHGLTANQLAAKAMQLRLKGKHAEADQLLKESQNVAKACNSTEENAVNRVDNGRSDLKKISAWAKQRAEDDGDSHLASLIMRNKQFRNDSRAADDEYDFDNIAGRKKEKNAVVTQQPGKKATVKIQKRILTQQERCNLCFDNPSRPKHLTISIANFTYLMLPPWEPVVPGHCYILPLQHEASTRNLDDNVWEEIRNFKKCLLRMFAAEEKDVLFLETVMGLVQQRRHCVVECIPVPSDIAKEAPNYFKKAIDEAEDEWSQHNAKKLIDTSVKGLRGSIPKNFPYFHVEFGLQKGFVHVIDDEKNFKSQFGLNVIRGMLQLREEDMYRRRQQETVEMQRKAASDFARRWEAVDWTKMLD